The proteins below are encoded in one region of Equus caballus isolate H_3958 breed thoroughbred chromosome 16, TB-T2T, whole genome shotgun sequence:
- the USP19 gene encoding ubiquitin carboxyl-terminal hydrolase 19 isoform X10 — MSGGASATGPRRGPPGLEEATSKKKQKDRANQESKNGDPRRGGSASTPREEQTKEELLLDWRQSADEVIVKLRVGAGPLRLEEVDAAFTDTDCVVRLPGGRQWGGVFYAEIESSCTKVQARKGGLLQLALPKKVPLLTWPSLLKKPLGTQELVSELRCQENGQEPSPIALEPGPEPRRAKQEARNQKRAQGRGEVGAGAGPGAQAGPSAKRAVHLRRGPEGEGSRDGPGPQGDAPSFLAEPAPQAEAEEQLRVPPLNPQTCLLGSEENLALLAGEKAVSLRNDPVSTGVARSRDPEKEPESMVNLAFVKNDSYEKGPDSVVVHVYVKEIRRDTSRVLFREQDFTLIFQTRDGNFLRLHPGCGPHTIFRWQVKLRNLIEPEQCTFCFTASRIDICLRKRQSQRWGGLEAPAARGAVGGAKVAVPTGPTPLDSTPPGGAPHPLTGQEETRAVEKEKPKSRSEDTGLDGVAARTPMEHVAPKPEPHLASPKPTCMVPPMPHSPVSGDSVEEEEEEEKKVCLPGFTGLVNLGNTCFMNSVIQSLSNTRELRDFFHDRSFEAEINYNNPLGTGGRLAIGFAVLLRALWKGTHHAFQPSKLKAIVASKASQFTGYAQHDAQEFMAFLLDGLHEDLNRIQNKPYTETVDSDGRPDEVVAEEAWQRHKMRNDSFIVDLFQGQYKSKLVCPVCAKVSITFDPFLYLPVPLPQKQKVLPVFYFAREPHSKPIKFLVSISKENSSASEVLDSISQSVHVKPENLRLTEVIKNRFHRVFLPSHSLDTVSPSDVLLCFELLSPELAKERVVVLEVQQRPQVPSIPISKCAACQRKQQSEDEKLKRCTRCYRVGYCNQLCQKTHWPDHKGLCRPENIGYPFLVSVPASRLTYARLAQLLEGYARFSVSVFQPPFQPGRMALESQGPGCTTLLSTSSLEAGDSERDPVQLPELQLVTPVAEGDTGVPRAWAAPDRGPVPSMSGVSSEMLASGPVEVGSLPAGERVSRPEAAVPGYQHPSEAMNAHTPQFFIYKIDASNREQRLEDKGDTPLELGDDCSLALVWRNNERLQEFVLVASKELECAEDPGSAGEAARAGHFTLDQCLNLFTRPEVLAPEEAWYCPQCKQHREASKQLLLWRLPNVLIVQLKRFSFRSFIWRDKINDLVEFPVRNLDLSKFCIGQKEEQLPSYDLYAVINHYGGMIGGHYTACARLPNDRSSQRSDVGWRLFDDSTVTTVDESQVVTRYAYVLFYRRRNSPVERPARAGHSEHHPDLGPAAEAAASQASRIWQELEAEEEPVPEGPAPLGPWGPQDWVGPPPRGPTTPDEGCLRYFVLGTVAALVALVLNVFYPLVSQSRWR, encoded by the exons ATGTCTGGCGGGGCCAGTGCCACAGGCCCGAGGAGAGGGCCTCCAGGACTGGAGGAGGCCACCAGTAAGAAGAAGCAAAAGGATCGAGCAAACCAGGAGAGCAAGAATGGAGATCCTAGGAGAGGTG GGTCAGCGTCCACTCCTCGGGAGGAGCAGACCAAAGAGG AGTTGTTGCTCGATTGGAGGCAGAGTGCAGATGAAGTGATTGTCAAGCTGCGTGTGGGAGCGGGTCCCTTGCGGCTAGAGGAGGTAGATGCTGCTTTCACAGACACAGACTGTGTGGTGCGGCTTCCAG GTGGTCGGCAGTGGGGTGGTGTTTTCTACGCTGAGATAGAAAGTTCTTGCACCAAAGTACAGGCCCGCAAAGGTGGTCTCCTGCAGCTGGCGCTGCCCAAGAAGGTGCCTCTGCTCACATGGCCCTCTCTCCTG AAGAAACCTCTAGGGACCCAGGAGTTGGTGTCAGAGCTGCGGTGCCAGGAGAATGGGCAGGAGCCATCTCCCATTGCCCTGGAGCCAGGCCCTGAGCCCCGCCGGGCTAAGCAGGAGGCCCGGAACCAGAAGCGGGCCCAGGGCCGTGGTGAGGTAGGcgcgggggctggccctggggcccaaGCAGGGCCCAGTGCCAAGAGGGCTGTGCATCTCCGCAGAGGACCAGAAGGGGAGGGGTCCAGAGATGGTCCTGGACCCCAAGGCGATGCCCCCTCCTTCCTGGCTGAGCCGGCCCCCCAG GCTGAAGCTGAGGAACAGCTCCGGGTACCACCACTGAACCCCCAGACCTGCCTCCTGGGCTCAGAGGAGAATCTAGCACTTTTGGCAGGAGAGAAGGCTGTATCCCTCAGGAATGACCCAGTTTCCACCGGCGTGGCCCGGAGCAGAGACCCTGAGAAAG AGCCCGAGTCCATGGTGAACCTGGCATTTGTCAAGAATGACTCGTATGAGAAGGGGCCAGACTCAGTGGTGGTGCATGTGTACGTGAAGGAAATCCGCAGGGACACTTCTCGAGTGCTTTTCCGCGAACAGGACTTCACGCTTATTTTCCAGACCAG AGATGGAAACTTCCTGAGACTGCACCCAGGCtgtgggccccacaccatcttccGTTGGCAGGTGAAGCTCAG GAACCTGATTGAGCCAGAGCAGTGCACCTTCTGCTTCACAGCCTCTCGCATTGATATTTGCCTCCGTAAGCGGCAGAGTCAGCGCTGGGGGGGCCTGGAGGCTCCAGCTGCACGAG GTGCAGTGGGTGGTGCAAAGGTTGCCGTGCCGACAGGCCCAACTCCTCTGGATTCAACCCCACCGGGaggtgccccccaccccctgacAGGCCAGGAGGAAACCCGGGCTGTGGAGAAGGAGAAACCCAAGTCTCGCTCTGAGGACACAGGGCTGGATGGTGTGGCAGCCCGCACCCCCATGGAGCATGTAGCCCCAAAGCCAGAGCCACACCTGGCCTCG CCCAAGCCCACATGTATGGTGCCTCCAATGCCCCATAGCCCTGTGAGTGGAGATAGtgtagaggaagaggaagaggaagagaagaaggtgTGTTTGCCGGGTTTCACTGGCCTTGTCAATCTAGGCAATACCTGCTTCATGAACAGTGTCATTCAGTCTCTGTCTAATACTCGGGAGCTCCGGGACTTCTTCCATG ACCGCTCCTTTGAGGCTGAGATCAACTACAACAACCCTCTTGGAACTGGTGGGCGTCTGGCCATTGGCTTTGCCGTGCTGCTCCGGGCACTGTGGAAGGGCACCCACCATGCCTTCCAGCCTTCCAAGTTGAAG GCCATTGTGGCGAGCAAAGCCAGCCAGTTCACAGGCTATGCACAGCATGATGCCCAGGAGTTCATGGCTTTCCTGCTGGATGGGCTGCACGAGGACCTGAACCGCATTCAGAACAAGCCCTACACGGAGACTGTGGACTCAGATGGGCGGCCTGATGAG GTGGTGGCTGAGGAAGCATGGCAGCGGCACAAGATGAGGAATGACTCTTTCATCGTGGACCTATTTCAGGGCCAGTATAAGTCGAAGCTGGTGTGCCCTGTGTGTGCCAAG GTCTCCATCACTTTTGACCCATTTCTGTACCTACCGGTGCCCTTGCCACAGAAGCAAAAGGTTCTCCCTGTCTTCTATTTTGCCCGGGAGCCCCACAGCAAGCCCATCAAG TTCCTAGTGAGCATCAGCAAGGAGAACTCCAGTGCAAGTGAAGTGTTGGACTCTATCTCTCAGAGTGTCCACGTGAAGCCTGAGAACCTGCGTCTGACTGAG GTGATTAAGAATCGCTTTCACCGTGTGTTCTTGCCCTCCCACTCACTGGACACTGTGTCCCCATCTGATGTGCTCCTCTGCTTTGAGCTCCTATCCCCAGAGTTGGCTAAGGAGCGGGTGGTGGTGCTAGAGGTGCAGCAG CGCCCCCAGGTGCCCAGCATCCCCATCTCCAAGTGTGCAGCCTGCCAGCGGAAGCAGCAGTCAGAGGATGAGAAGCTGAAGCGCTGTACCCGGTGTTACCGCGTGGGCTACTGCAACCA GCTCTGCCAGAAAACTCATTGGCCTGATCACAAGGGCCTCTGCCGTCCTGAGAACATTGGCTACCCATTCCTTGTCAGTGTACCTGCCTCACGCCTCACTTATGCCCGTCTTGCTCAGCTGCTAGAGGGCTATGCCCG GTTCTCTGTGAGTGTATTCCAGCCACCCTTCCAGCCTGGCCGCATGGCCTTGGAGTCTCAGGGCCCTGGTTGCACCACACTGCTCTCCACTAgctccctggaggctggagaCAGTGAGAGGGACCCCGTTCAGCTGCCTGAGCTCCAGTTGGTGACCCCTGTGGCTGAGGGGGACACAGGGGTCCCCCGGGCATGGGCAGCCCCTGACCGGGGCCCTGTGCCCAGCATGAGTGGAGTTTCTTCCGAGATGCTGGCCAGTGGGCCCGTTGAAGTTGGCTCCTTGCCTGCTGGTGAGAGGGTATCCCGGCCTGAAG CTGCTGTGCCTGGGTACCAACACCCTAGTGAAGCAATGAATGCCCACACGCCCCagttctttatctataaaattgatGCGTCCAACCGAGAGCAGCGGCTAGAAGACAAAG GAGATACGCCATTAGAGCTGGGTGATGACTGCAGCCTGGCTCTAGTCTGGCGGAACAATGAACGCCTGCAGGAGTTCGTATTGGTGGCCTCCAAGGAGCTGGAATGTGCTGAGGATCCAGGCTCTGCTGGTGAGGCTGCCCGCGCTGGCCACTTCACTCTGGACCAGTGCCTGAACCTCTTCACGCGGCCTGAGGTGCTGGCACCTGAGGAAGCTTG GTACTGCCCACAGTGTAAACAACACCGCGAGGCCTCCAAGCAGCTATTGCTGTGGCGCCTGCCAAATGTGCTCATCGTGCAGCTGAAGCGCTTCTCCTTTCGTAGTTTCATATGGCGTGACAAGATCAATGACTTGGTGGAGTTCCCTGTTCG GAACCTGGACCTGAGTAAGTTCTGCATTGGTCAGAAAGAGGAGCAGCTACCCAGCTATGACCTCTATGCTGTCATCAACCATTATGGAGGCATGATTGGTGGCCACTACACCGCCTGTGCACGCTTGCCCAATGATCGCAGCAGCCAGCGCAGCGACGTGG GCTGGCGCTTGTTTGATGACAGCACGGTGACAACAGTAGATGAGAGCCAGGTTGTGACGCGTTATGCCTATGTCCTCTTCTACCGTCGGCGGAACTCTCCTGTGGAGAGGCCCGCCCGGGCAGGTCACTCTGAGCACCACCCAGACCTAGGCCCTGCAGCCGAAGCTGCTGCCAGCCAG GCTTCCCGGATTTGGCAGGAGCTGGAGGCCGAGGAGGAGCCAGTACCTGAGGGGCCTGCGCCCCTGGGTCCCTGGGGGCCCCAAGACTGGGTGGGCCCCCCGCCACGTGGCCCTACCACACCAGACGAGGGCTGCCTCCGGTACTTTGTTCTGGGCACCGTGGCAGCTTTGGTGGCCCTCGTGCTCAACGTGTTCTATCCTCTGGTATCCCAGAGTCGCTGGAGATGA
- the USP19 gene encoding ubiquitin carboxyl-terminal hydrolase 19 isoform X22 yields MSGGASATGPRRGPPGLEEATSKKKQKDRANQESKNGDPRRGGSASTPREEQTKEELLLDWRQSADEVIVKLRVGAGPLRLEEVDAAFTDTDCVVRLPGGRQWGGVFYAEIESSCTKVQARKGGLLQLALPKKVPLLTWPSLLKKPLGTQELVSELRCQENGQEPSPIALEPGPEPRRAKQEARNQKRAQGRGEVGAGAGPGAQAGPSAKRAVHLRRGPEGEGSRDGPGPQGDAPSFLAEPAPQAEAEEQLRVPPLNPQTCLLGSEENLALLAGEKAVSLRNDPVSTGVARSRDPEKEPESMVNLAFVKNDSYEKGPDSVVVHVYVKEIRRDTSRVLFREQDFTLIFQTRDGNFLRLHPGCGPHTIFRWQVKLRNLIEPEQCTFCFTASRIDICLRKRQSQRWGGLEAPAARVGGAKVAVPTGPTPLDSTPPGGAPHPLTGQEETRAVEKEKPKSRSEDTGLDGVAARTPMEHVAPKPEPHLASPKPTCMVPPMPHSPVSGDSVEEEEEEEKKVCLPGFTGLVNLGNTCFMNSVIQSLSNTRELRDFFHDRSFEAEINYNNPLGTGGRLAIGFAVLLRALWKGTHHAFQPSKLKAIVASKASQFTGYAQHDAQEFMAFLLDGLHEDLNRIQNKPYTETVDSDGRPDEVVAEEAWQRHKMRNDSFIVDLFQGQYKSKLVCPVCAKVSITFDPFLYLPVPLPQKQKVLPVFYFAREPHSKPIKFLVSISKENSSASEVLDSISQSVHVKPENLRLTEVIKNRFHRVFLPSHSLDTVSPSDVLLCFELLSPELAKERVVVLEVQQRPQVPSIPISKCAACQRKQQSEDEKLKRCTRCYRVGYCNQLCQKTHWPDHKGLCRPENIGYPFLVSVPASRLTYARLAQLLEGYARFSVSVFQPPFQPGRMALESQGPGCTTLLSTSSLEAGDSERDPVQLPELQLVTPVAEGDTGVPRAWAAPDRGPVPSMSGVSSEMLASGPVEVGSLPAGERVSRPEAAVPGYQHPSEAMNAHTPQFFIYKIDASNREQRLEDKGDTPLELGDDCSLALVWRNNERLQEFVLVASKELECAEDPGSAGEAARAGHFTLDQCLNLFTRPEVLAPEEAWYCPQCKQHREASKQLLLWRLPNVLIVQLKRFSFRSFIWRDKINDLVEFPVRNLDLSKFCIGQKEEQLPSYDLYAVINHYGGMIGGHYTACARLPNDRSSQRSDVGWRLFDDSTVTTVDESQVVTRYAYVLFYRRRNSPVERPARAGHSEHHPDLGPAAEAAASQGLGPGQAPEVAPTRTAPERFAPPVDRPAPTYSNMEEVD; encoded by the exons ATGTCTGGCGGGGCCAGTGCCACAGGCCCGAGGAGAGGGCCTCCAGGACTGGAGGAGGCCACCAGTAAGAAGAAGCAAAAGGATCGAGCAAACCAGGAGAGCAAGAATGGAGATCCTAGGAGAGGTG GGTCAGCGTCCACTCCTCGGGAGGAGCAGACCAAAGAGG AGTTGTTGCTCGATTGGAGGCAGAGTGCAGATGAAGTGATTGTCAAGCTGCGTGTGGGAGCGGGTCCCTTGCGGCTAGAGGAGGTAGATGCTGCTTTCACAGACACAGACTGTGTGGTGCGGCTTCCAG GTGGTCGGCAGTGGGGTGGTGTTTTCTACGCTGAGATAGAAAGTTCTTGCACCAAAGTACAGGCCCGCAAAGGTGGTCTCCTGCAGCTGGCGCTGCCCAAGAAGGTGCCTCTGCTCACATGGCCCTCTCTCCTG AAGAAACCTCTAGGGACCCAGGAGTTGGTGTCAGAGCTGCGGTGCCAGGAGAATGGGCAGGAGCCATCTCCCATTGCCCTGGAGCCAGGCCCTGAGCCCCGCCGGGCTAAGCAGGAGGCCCGGAACCAGAAGCGGGCCCAGGGCCGTGGTGAGGTAGGcgcgggggctggccctggggcccaaGCAGGGCCCAGTGCCAAGAGGGCTGTGCATCTCCGCAGAGGACCAGAAGGGGAGGGGTCCAGAGATGGTCCTGGACCCCAAGGCGATGCCCCCTCCTTCCTGGCTGAGCCGGCCCCCCAG GCTGAAGCTGAGGAACAGCTCCGGGTACCACCACTGAACCCCCAGACCTGCCTCCTGGGCTCAGAGGAGAATCTAGCACTTTTGGCAGGAGAGAAGGCTGTATCCCTCAGGAATGACCCAGTTTCCACCGGCGTGGCCCGGAGCAGAGACCCTGAGAAAG AGCCCGAGTCCATGGTGAACCTGGCATTTGTCAAGAATGACTCGTATGAGAAGGGGCCAGACTCAGTGGTGGTGCATGTGTACGTGAAGGAAATCCGCAGGGACACTTCTCGAGTGCTTTTCCGCGAACAGGACTTCACGCTTATTTTCCAGACCAG AGATGGAAACTTCCTGAGACTGCACCCAGGCtgtgggccccacaccatcttccGTTGGCAGGTGAAGCTCAG GAACCTGATTGAGCCAGAGCAGTGCACCTTCTGCTTCACAGCCTCTCGCATTGATATTTGCCTCCGTAAGCGGCAGAGTCAGCGCTGGGGGGGCCTGGAGGCTCCAGCTGCACGAG TGGGTGGTGCAAAGGTTGCCGTGCCGACAGGCCCAACTCCTCTGGATTCAACCCCACCGGGaggtgccccccaccccctgacAGGCCAGGAGGAAACCCGGGCTGTGGAGAAGGAGAAACCCAAGTCTCGCTCTGAGGACACAGGGCTGGATGGTGTGGCAGCCCGCACCCCCATGGAGCATGTAGCCCCAAAGCCAGAGCCACACCTGGCCTCG CCCAAGCCCACATGTATGGTGCCTCCAATGCCCCATAGCCCTGTGAGTGGAGATAGtgtagaggaagaggaagaggaagagaagaaggtgTGTTTGCCGGGTTTCACTGGCCTTGTCAATCTAGGCAATACCTGCTTCATGAACAGTGTCATTCAGTCTCTGTCTAATACTCGGGAGCTCCGGGACTTCTTCCATG ACCGCTCCTTTGAGGCTGAGATCAACTACAACAACCCTCTTGGAACTGGTGGGCGTCTGGCCATTGGCTTTGCCGTGCTGCTCCGGGCACTGTGGAAGGGCACCCACCATGCCTTCCAGCCTTCCAAGTTGAAG GCCATTGTGGCGAGCAAAGCCAGCCAGTTCACAGGCTATGCACAGCATGATGCCCAGGAGTTCATGGCTTTCCTGCTGGATGGGCTGCACGAGGACCTGAACCGCATTCAGAACAAGCCCTACACGGAGACTGTGGACTCAGATGGGCGGCCTGATGAG GTGGTGGCTGAGGAAGCATGGCAGCGGCACAAGATGAGGAATGACTCTTTCATCGTGGACCTATTTCAGGGCCAGTATAAGTCGAAGCTGGTGTGCCCTGTGTGTGCCAAG GTCTCCATCACTTTTGACCCATTTCTGTACCTACCGGTGCCCTTGCCACAGAAGCAAAAGGTTCTCCCTGTCTTCTATTTTGCCCGGGAGCCCCACAGCAAGCCCATCAAG TTCCTAGTGAGCATCAGCAAGGAGAACTCCAGTGCAAGTGAAGTGTTGGACTCTATCTCTCAGAGTGTCCACGTGAAGCCTGAGAACCTGCGTCTGACTGAG GTGATTAAGAATCGCTTTCACCGTGTGTTCTTGCCCTCCCACTCACTGGACACTGTGTCCCCATCTGATGTGCTCCTCTGCTTTGAGCTCCTATCCCCAGAGTTGGCTAAGGAGCGGGTGGTGGTGCTAGAGGTGCAGCAG CGCCCCCAGGTGCCCAGCATCCCCATCTCCAAGTGTGCAGCCTGCCAGCGGAAGCAGCAGTCAGAGGATGAGAAGCTGAAGCGCTGTACCCGGTGTTACCGCGTGGGCTACTGCAACCA GCTCTGCCAGAAAACTCATTGGCCTGATCACAAGGGCCTCTGCCGTCCTGAGAACATTGGCTACCCATTCCTTGTCAGTGTACCTGCCTCACGCCTCACTTATGCCCGTCTTGCTCAGCTGCTAGAGGGCTATGCCCG GTTCTCTGTGAGTGTATTCCAGCCACCCTTCCAGCCTGGCCGCATGGCCTTGGAGTCTCAGGGCCCTGGTTGCACCACACTGCTCTCCACTAgctccctggaggctggagaCAGTGAGAGGGACCCCGTTCAGCTGCCTGAGCTCCAGTTGGTGACCCCTGTGGCTGAGGGGGACACAGGGGTCCCCCGGGCATGGGCAGCCCCTGACCGGGGCCCTGTGCCCAGCATGAGTGGAGTTTCTTCCGAGATGCTGGCCAGTGGGCCCGTTGAAGTTGGCTCCTTGCCTGCTGGTGAGAGGGTATCCCGGCCTGAAG CTGCTGTGCCTGGGTACCAACACCCTAGTGAAGCAATGAATGCCCACACGCCCCagttctttatctataaaattgatGCGTCCAACCGAGAGCAGCGGCTAGAAGACAAAG GAGATACGCCATTAGAGCTGGGTGATGACTGCAGCCTGGCTCTAGTCTGGCGGAACAATGAACGCCTGCAGGAGTTCGTATTGGTGGCCTCCAAGGAGCTGGAATGTGCTGAGGATCCAGGCTCTGCTGGTGAGGCTGCCCGCGCTGGCCACTTCACTCTGGACCAGTGCCTGAACCTCTTCACGCGGCCTGAGGTGCTGGCACCTGAGGAAGCTTG GTACTGCCCACAGTGTAAACAACACCGCGAGGCCTCCAAGCAGCTATTGCTGTGGCGCCTGCCAAATGTGCTCATCGTGCAGCTGAAGCGCTTCTCCTTTCGTAGTTTCATATGGCGTGACAAGATCAATGACTTGGTGGAGTTCCCTGTTCG GAACCTGGACCTGAGTAAGTTCTGCATTGGTCAGAAAGAGGAGCAGCTACCCAGCTATGACCTCTATGCTGTCATCAACCATTATGGAGGCATGATTGGTGGCCACTACACCGCCTGTGCACGCTTGCCCAATGATCGCAGCAGCCAGCGCAGCGACGTGG GCTGGCGCTTGTTTGATGACAGCACGGTGACAACAGTAGATGAGAGCCAGGTTGTGACGCGTTATGCCTATGTCCTCTTCTACCGTCGGCGGAACTCTCCTGTGGAGAGGCCCGCCCGGGCAGGTCACTCTGAGCACCACCCAGACCTAGGCCCTGCAGCCGAAGCTGCTGCCAGCCAG GGACTAGGCCCTGGCCAGGCCCCCGAGGTGGCCCCCACGCGGACAGCCCCTGAACGCTTCGCCCCCCCTGTGGACCGCCCAGCCCCCACCTACAGCAACATGGAGGAGGTCGATTAG